One Phaseolus vulgaris cultivar G19833 chromosome 4, P. vulgaris v2.0, whole genome shotgun sequence DNA window includes the following coding sequences:
- the LOC137837331 gene encoding pyruvate kinase, cytosolic isozyme-like: protein MEKVLMGGRMEKKGVKAKTKIVCTLGPSSRSVEMLEKLLKAGMNVARFNFSHGSHYYHQETLDNLRNAMNNTGILCAVMLDTKGPEIRTGFLKEGKPIQIHRGQEITITTDYSIKGDEKMISMSYKKLAHDLSPGSNILCADGTISFTVLECSKENGLIRCRCENSAVLGERKNVNLPGVVVDLPTLTEKDKEDILGWGVPNKIDIIALSFVRKGSDLVEVRNLLGEHAKNILLMSKVENQEGIANFDDILANSDAFMVARGDLGMEIPIEKIFLAQKLMIHKSNIQGKPVVTATQMLESMIKSTRPTRAEATDVANAVLDGTDCVMLSGETAAGDNPEIAVQTMARICSEAESFIDYGDLFKRIMETAPTPMSPLESMASAAVRTARCINAALILVLTRGGTTSKLVAKYRPSMPILSVVVPEITTDSFEWFCSEEAPARHSLIYRGLVPVLATGSCGASQTESTQETIKFALSYAMKTGLCTPGDSIVALFRVESSTVIKILDVC from the exons ATGGAAAAGGTGTTGATGGGTGGAAGAATGGAGAAAAAGGGTGTGAAGGCAAAGACGAAGATTGTGTGCACTTTGGGACCATCAAGTAGGTCTGTGGAGATGCTGGAGAAGCTTCTCAAGGCAGGGATGAACGTGGCTCGCTTCAACTTCTCTCATGGTTCTCACTATTATCACCAAGAGACCCTTGACAATCTCAGGAATGCAATGAACAACACTGGCATTCTCTGTGCTGTCATGTTGGATACCAAG GGTCCAGAGATCagaactgggtttttgaaagaagGGAAACCTATACAAATCCATAGAGGACAAGAAATCACAATCACGACTGATTACAGTATAAAGGGTGATGAGAAGATGATCAGCATGAGCTACAAGAAGTTGGCACACGATTTGAGTCCAGGGAGTAATATTCTGTGTGCTGATGGGACAATAAGCTTCACTGTCTTGGAATGTAGCAAGGAGAATGGCCTGATTCGATGTCGGTGTGAAAATTCTGCAGTTTTGGGAGAGAGGAAGAATGTTAATCTTCCCGGAGTGGTTGTTGATCTTCCAACCTTGACAGAGAAGGACAAGGAGGACATTTTGGGGTGGGGGGTTCCTAATAAGATTGACATCATTGCTCTCTCTTTTGTTAGAAAAGGTTCAGACCTTGTGGAGGTCAGAAACTTACTTGGAGAGCATGCCAAAAACATACTTCTTATGTCCAAG GTTGAAAATCAAGAGGGCATTGCTAATTTTGATGACATACTTGCAAATTCAGACGCATTCATGGTGGCAAGAGGTGACTTGGGAATGGAAATTCCAATTGAGAAAATCTTTCTTGCTCAGAAATTAATGATACACAAATCAAACATACAAGGCAAGCCTGTGGTGACTGCCACCCAGATGTTAGAGTCCATGATCAAATCAACCCGGCCTACCCGAGCCGAGGCCACTGATGTTGCCAATGCAGTCCTTGATGGCACAGACTGTGTTATGCTTAGTGGGGAAACTGCTGCAGGAGACAATCCAGAGATTGCTGTCCAAACCATGGCTAGAATCTGTTCTGAAGCAGAAAGTTTCATAGACTACGGTGATCTATtcaaaagaattatggaaacaGCTCCCACTCCAATGAGTCCTTTGGAGAGCATGGCTTCAGCAGCAGTCAGGACTGCAAGGTGCATCAATGCTGCTCTAATCTTAGTGCTGACTAGAGGTGGAACCACTTCAAAACTTGTGGCCAAGTATAGACCCAGCATGCCTATTCTCTCTGTGGTAGTTCCTGAGATAACCACAGATTCTTTTGAATGGTTCTGCAGTGAAGAAGCCCCTGCAAGGCATAGTCTTATCTACCGCGGCCTAGTACCTGTTTTGGCCACTGGTTCTTGTGGAGCCTCCCAGACTGAGTCAACACAAGAAACCATCAAGTTTGCTCTTTCATATGCAATGAAAACTGGCTTGTGCACCCCTGGAGACAGTATTGTAGCACTGTTCCGAGTTGAATCCAGTACTGTGATCAAGATATTGGATGTTTGTTAA
- the LOC137836433 gene encoding E3 ubiquitin-protein ligase SIRP1-like has translation MENDMEGVHWCNICSKMVNPISDAENICPFCETEFSEVMDNLRDQNDVIDLRSAWVFSLYAPIFLGLMGAFSPSLARIAPHVGSSSRGEEEEVEQQMENELVLGRRRRTSSYMMHLFRGLHVRMVSEFENLEDNRNMDSSSILVIDPFNEGALIVRGPNLNHTSSPNENNVVGSSLNDLVVGSGFDLLLQHLAQIGPGGYASVNPPAQKAAIEALPSVTSEEKLQCTVCLEDVEVGIEAKEMPCKHKFHADCIVSWLKLHGSCPVCRFQMPYEDPNVEANVGIGNGNQNSEIVRAGEERPRNGRRNWFPVLQSFSNFLPSP, from the coding sequence ATGGAGAATGACATGGAAGGTGTGCATTGGTGTAACATATGCTCTAAAATGGTGAACCCAATTAGTGATGCTGAGAACATATGCCCATTTTGCGAGACAGAGTTTTCTGAGGTAATGGACAACCTAAGGGACCAGAATGATGTTATTGACTTGAGGTCAGCTTGGGTGTTCTCACTTTATGCCCCAATTTTTCTTGGTTTGATGGGTGCTTTCAGTCCTTCTCTAGCAAGGATTGCTCCACATGTAGGTAGCAGCTCAAGGGGGGAGGAAGAAGAGGTTGAGCAACAGATGGAAAATGAGCTTGTgcttggaagaagaagaagaacttCATCCTACATGATGCATCTTTTCCGGGGACTTCATGTGAGGATGGTGTCTGAATTTGAAAACCTTGAAGACAATAGGAACATGGATAGCAGCAGCATACTTGTGATTGATCCATTCAATGAAGGCGCCCTTATTGTGAGAGGCCCTAACTTGAACCACACAAGTAGTCCAAATGAGAATAATGTAGTTGGAAGCTCCCTGAATGACCTTGTGGTAGGATCTGGCTTTGATTTGTTACTACAACACTTGGCACAGATTGGTCCTGGTGGGTATGCTAGTGTGAATCCTCCAGCACAGAAGGCAGCAATTGAAGCATTGCCTAGTGTGACTAGTGAGGAGAAGTTGCAGTGCACAGTGTGCTTGGAGGATGTTGAGGTCGGGATTGAGGCAAAGGAGATGCCATGCAAGCATAAGTTCCATGCTGATTGCATTGTCTCATGGCTCAAACTTCATGGTTCTTGTCCAGTATGCAGGTTTCAGATGCCATATGAGGATCCAAATGTTGAAGCCAATGTGGGAATTGGAAATGGCAATCAAAACAGTGAGATAGTCAGAGCTGGAGAAGAGAGACCAAGAAATGGAAGGAGGAATTGGTTTCCAGTGCTGCAATCATTTAGCAATTTTCTTCCTTCTCCCTGA